In one window of Serinus canaria isolate serCan28SL12 chromosome 18, serCan2020, whole genome shotgun sequence DNA:
- the GPS1 gene encoding COP9 signalosome complex subunit 1 isoform X2 has protein sequence MAPQSGRWRRPRGGSARSLSRRRRRRGAERGRGPFKSFTCRPRPRRDARPGNGSGAGGADGRKRRREGRMPLPVQVFNLQGAVEPMQIDVDPQEDQQNSPDINYVVENPTLDLEQYASSYSGLMRIERLQFIADHCPQLRVEALKMALSFVQRTFNVDVYEEIHRKLSEATRELQNTPDAVPDSGIEPPPLDTAWVEATRKKALLKLEKLDTDLKNYKGNSIKESIRRGHDDLGDHYLDCGDLSNALKCYSRARDYCTSAKHVINMCLNVIKVSVYLQNWSHVLSYVSKAESTPEIAEQRGERDSQTQAILTKLKCAAGLAELAARKYKQAAKCFLLASFDHCDFPELLSPSNVAVYGGLCALATFDRQELQRNVISSSSFKLFLELEPQVRDIIFKFYESKYASCLKMLDEMKDNLLLDMYLAPHVRTLYTQIRNRALIQILYARDVDQRSTTFEKSLLMGKEFQRRAKAMILRAAVLRNQIHVKSPPREGSQGELTPANSQSRMSTNM, from the exons ATGGCCCCGCAGTCCGGGAGGTGGCGGCGGCCCCGCGGAGGGAGCGCCCGGAGCTTGtcgcgccgccgccgccgccgcggggccgAGCGGGGCCGCGGCCCCTTTAAGAGCTTCACCTGTCGGCCGCGGCCTCGCCGCGACGCGCGGCCCGGAAACGGAAGCGGAGCGGGAGGGGCGGACGGCCGGAAGCGGCGGCGTGAGGGGAGGATGCCGCTGCCCGTCCAGGTCTTTAACCTGCAG GGTGCAGTGGAGCCCATGCAGATTGACGTAGATCCACAAGAAGATCAGCAAAATTCACCTGATATCAACTATGTGGTGGAGAACCCCACGCTG GATTTGGAGCAGTATGCGTCCAGCTACAGTGGGCTGATGCGAATAGAGCGGCTGCAGTTCATCGCTGATCACTGCCCACAGCTGCGGGTGGAAGCTCTCAAGATGGCTCTGTCATTTGTCCAGAGAACTTTTAATGTTGATGTGTATGAAGAAATCCACAGAAAGCTGTCTGAGGCCACGAG agaacTGCAAAATACACCTGATGCTGTCCCTGACAGTGGAATTGAACCCCCTCCTTTAGACACAGCTTGGGTTGAAGCTACACGCAAAAAAGCTCTTCTTAAACTGGAGAAACTTGATACAGATCTGAAAAATTACAAAGGGAACTCCATCAAGGAGAGTATCAG GAGAGGCCACGATGATTTGGGTGATCATTACCTGGACTGTGGAGACCTCAGCAATGCTCTCAAGTGTTACTCGCGAGCCCGTGATTACTGCACCAGTGCTAAGCATGTCATCAACATGTGTCTCAATGTTATCAAG GTCAGTGTCTACCTCCAGAATTGGTCTCATGTTCTGAGCTATGTAAGCAAGGCTGAGTCTACACCAGAAATTGCAGAA caaagaggagaaagagataGCCAGACACAAGCAATTCTCACCAAACTGAAATGTGCAGCAG GCTTGGCCGAACTAGCTGCACGGAAGTACAAACAAGCAGCAAAGTGCTTCTTGTTGGCATCATTTGATCACTGTGATTTCCCTGAG CTGTTATCTCCCAGCAATGTGGCTGTGTATGGTGGGCTCTGTGCCCTTGCTACATTTGACCGTCAAGAACTGCAACGAAATGTTATCTCCAGTAG CTCCTTCAAATTGTTTCTGGAGCTGGAGCCACAGGTTCGTGACATCATCTTCAAGTTTTATGAATCTAAGTATGCTTCATGCCTGAAGATGCTGGATGAGATGAAG GACAACCTGCTGCTAGATATGTACCTTGCACCTCATGTCAGGACACTTTATACCCAGATTCGAAATCGTGCCCTTATCCAG ATTCTGTATGCTCGAGATGTAGATCAGCGCAGCACAACTTTTGAGAAGTCTTTACTGATGGGCAAAGAGTTTCAGCGCCGTGCCAAAGCGATGATCCTGCGAGCTGCAGTCCTGCGCAACCAGATCCATGTCAAG TCTCCTCCGAGGGAAGGTAGCCAAGGGGAGCTCACTCCAGCTAACAGCCAATCCAGAATGAGCACCAACATGTGA
- the GPS1 gene encoding COP9 signalosome complex subunit 1 isoform X1: MAPQSGRWRRPRGGSARSLSRRRRRRGAERGRGPFKSFTCRPRPRRDARPGNGSGAGGADGRKRRREGRMPLPVQVFNLQGAVEPMQIDVDPQEDQQNSPDINYVVENPTLDLEQYASSYSGLMRIERLQFIADHCPQLRVEALKMALSFVQRTFNVDVYEEIHRKLSEATRELQNTPDAVPDSGIEPPPLDTAWVEATRKKALLKLEKLDTDLKNYKGNSIKESIRRGHDDLGDHYLDCGDLSNALKCYSRARDYCTSAKHVINMCLNVIKVSVYLQNWSHVLSYVSKAESTPEIAEQRGERDSQTQAILTKLKCAAGLAELAARKYKQAAKCFLLASFDHCDFPELLSPSNVAVYGGLCALATFDRQELQRNVISSSSFKLFLELEPQVRDIIFKFYESKYASCLKMLDEMKDNLLLDMYLAPHVRTLYTQIRNRALIQYFSPYVSADMRKMATAFNTTVAALEDELTQLILEGLINARIDSHSKILYARDVDQRSTTFEKSLLMGKEFQRRAKAMILRAAVLRNQIHVKSPPREGSQGELTPANSQSRMSTNM; the protein is encoded by the exons ATGGCCCCGCAGTCCGGGAGGTGGCGGCGGCCCCGCGGAGGGAGCGCCCGGAGCTTGtcgcgccgccgccgccgccgcggggccgAGCGGGGCCGCGGCCCCTTTAAGAGCTTCACCTGTCGGCCGCGGCCTCGCCGCGACGCGCGGCCCGGAAACGGAAGCGGAGCGGGAGGGGCGGACGGCCGGAAGCGGCGGCGTGAGGGGAGGATGCCGCTGCCCGTCCAGGTCTTTAACCTGCAG GGTGCAGTGGAGCCCATGCAGATTGACGTAGATCCACAAGAAGATCAGCAAAATTCACCTGATATCAACTATGTGGTGGAGAACCCCACGCTG GATTTGGAGCAGTATGCGTCCAGCTACAGTGGGCTGATGCGAATAGAGCGGCTGCAGTTCATCGCTGATCACTGCCCACAGCTGCGGGTGGAAGCTCTCAAGATGGCTCTGTCATTTGTCCAGAGAACTTTTAATGTTGATGTGTATGAAGAAATCCACAGAAAGCTGTCTGAGGCCACGAG agaacTGCAAAATACACCTGATGCTGTCCCTGACAGTGGAATTGAACCCCCTCCTTTAGACACAGCTTGGGTTGAAGCTACACGCAAAAAAGCTCTTCTTAAACTGGAGAAACTTGATACAGATCTGAAAAATTACAAAGGGAACTCCATCAAGGAGAGTATCAG GAGAGGCCACGATGATTTGGGTGATCATTACCTGGACTGTGGAGACCTCAGCAATGCTCTCAAGTGTTACTCGCGAGCCCGTGATTACTGCACCAGTGCTAAGCATGTCATCAACATGTGTCTCAATGTTATCAAG GTCAGTGTCTACCTCCAGAATTGGTCTCATGTTCTGAGCTATGTAAGCAAGGCTGAGTCTACACCAGAAATTGCAGAA caaagaggagaaagagataGCCAGACACAAGCAATTCTCACCAAACTGAAATGTGCAGCAG GCTTGGCCGAACTAGCTGCACGGAAGTACAAACAAGCAGCAAAGTGCTTCTTGTTGGCATCATTTGATCACTGTGATTTCCCTGAG CTGTTATCTCCCAGCAATGTGGCTGTGTATGGTGGGCTCTGTGCCCTTGCTACATTTGACCGTCAAGAACTGCAACGAAATGTTATCTCCAGTAG CTCCTTCAAATTGTTTCTGGAGCTGGAGCCACAGGTTCGTGACATCATCTTCAAGTTTTATGAATCTAAGTATGCTTCATGCCTGAAGATGCTGGATGAGATGAAG GACAACCTGCTGCTAGATATGTACCTTGCACCTCATGTCAGGACACTTTATACCCAGATTCGAAATCGTGCCCTTATCCAG tACTTCAGCCCCTATGTGTCGGCAGACATGCGCAAGATGGCCACTGCTTTTAACACCACAGTGGCTGCTCTGGAAGATGAACTCACTCAGCTGATCTTGGAGGGCCTGATCAATGCCAGAATAGACTCACACAGTAAA ATTCTGTATGCTCGAGATGTAGATCAGCGCAGCACAACTTTTGAGAAGTCTTTACTGATGGGCAAAGAGTTTCAGCGCCGTGCCAAAGCGATGATCCTGCGAGCTGCAGTCCTGCGCAACCAGATCCATGTCAAG TCTCCTCCGAGGGAAGGTAGCCAAGGGGAGCTCACTCCAGCTAACAGCCAATCCAGAATGAGCACCAACATGTGA
- the RFNG gene encoding beta-1,3-N-acetylglucosaminyltransferase radical fringe — protein MSGSCLGLRRAGVLLSLGAAALLLLLLPRGQRPAAPRPPPAAGPSAPPPHRAGPAGAPDGGPGAGGLAGSAQFARRGRQGTAGSAARESLELKDIFIAVKTTRKYHKSRLDLLLQTWISQARGQTFIFTDWEDRELRLKAGDHMINTNCSAVHTRQALCCKMSVEYDKFLESGQKWFCHVDDDNYVNPRTLLHLLSAFSHSQDVYVGRPSLDHPIEAADHVQSDGSKTTVKFWFATGGAGFCISRGLALKMSPWASLGNFISTAERVRLPDDCTIGYIIEGLLEVKLLHSPLFHSHLENLQRLQGESVLQQVTLSYGDPENKHNVVSVGGVFGLQQDPTRFKSVHCLLYPDTIWCPAKKMS, from the exons ATGAGTGGTTCTTGCCTAGGGCTGCGTAGGGCCGGGgttctgctgtccctgggcgCCGCcgccctcctgctgctgctgctgccgcggGGGCAGCGTCCtgccgcgccccgcccgccgcccgccgccgggcCCAGCGCGCCCCCGCCGCACCGCGCGGGCCCCGCCGGAGCGCCGGACGGCGGGCCCGGGGCCGGCGGCCTCGCGGGGAGCGCGCAGTTTGCGCGGAGGGGCCGCCAAGGGACTGCCGGCAGCGCGGCCAGGGAGAGCCTCGAGCTGAAGGACATCTTCATTGCCGTGAAGACCACGAGGAAATATCATAAGAGCCGCCTGGACTTGCTCCTCCAAACGTGGATCTCCCAGGCGaggggacag ACGTTTATATTCACGGACTGGGAGGATCGGGAGCTACGCCTGAAAGCAG GAGATCATATGATCAACACCAACTGTTCCGCTGTCCATACCCGGCAAGCTCTCTGCTGCAAGATGTCTGTGGAATATGATAAATTCCTGGAATCTGGGCAAAA aTGGTTTTGCCATGTGGATGACGACAACTATGTGAACCCTCGGACTCTCCTGCATCTCCTGTCTGCCTTCTCACACAGCCAGGATGTGTATGTGGGGCGACCGAGCCTCGACCATCCCATCGAAGCAGCTGACCATGTCCAAAGTGATGGATCA AAGACAACCGTGAAATTCTGGTTTGCCACAGGTGGAGCTGGGTTCTGTATCAGCCGAGGTCTTGCCCTGAAGATGAGTCCCTGGGCCAG CCTGGGCAATTTCATTAGTACTGCAGAAAGAGTACGTCTTCCTGACGACTGCACCATTGGCTACATCATTGAAGGGCTGCTGGAGGTaaagctgctgcacagcccatTGTTCCATTCCCATCTGGAAAACCTGCAGAGACTGCAAGGAgagtctgtgctgcagcag GTAACCCTGAGTTACGGTGACCCTGAGAACAAACACAATGTCGTGAGTGTGGGAGGAGTGTTTGGCCTTCAGCAAGATCCAACCCG atttAAATCTGTCCATTGTCTGCTTTATCCTGACACTATTTGGTGCCCTGCTAAGAAGATGTCATAA